In the Syntrophus aciditrophicus SB genome, TGCAGATTGGCCGCCGACGGAGAGAGCCGGGCAAGATCCACCAGCTCCCTCAGCAACTCTTCGGAGAGAGGTTCCTTTTCATCAAAGCGGCGGTAACTCCTGTTTTTTAAAACCAGTTCCCGGATCGTCATGATTTTCTCCTTTCCCTTATTCCAACCCAGCAGGGCTCAGTCCAGTTTCTGCAGAAACTCGTCCACGGTCATGACCTGAAGCAGAGGATCCAGAGGATTCCTGCGGAAGCAGTTCAGGACGTTCTCATGAATTTCCGCCTTATGGGATGCGCACCCGTCCTCGATAAAGAAGGCCGCAAAATCATTGGCCAGCGCGTCAAGAACGGTCGACAATACGCACCAGTGGGTGGTGATCCCCGTTACGGCCACGGTATCCACACCGTAAAGGCGCAGCGTCTGATCGAGATCGGTCTTGAAAAAAGCGCTGAAACGGCGTTTGGGCAACCAGATATCCGTAGGAGCCTGAACCAGCAGATCGGTCACTTCGGCGCCTTCAGTGCCGCGGATGCTGCGTTCCTTCATTCTTCCCTTAAAGATGAAATCCCCTTCCAGAAAACTGTCCGTAGAAAAGATGACGGGAATCGAACGCTTCCGGGCCTCCTCGGTAAGACGGTTGATGGCGGGCACGATGGCCCGGGCAAAAGGCGTAATAAGCTCCGGATGAGAGGAATCCAGTGATTCCTTGACCATATCGATGACAATGACAGCTGGTTTCA is a window encoding:
- a CDS encoding cysteine hydrolase family protein, which gives rise to MKPAVIVIDMVKESLDSSHPELITPFARAIVPAINRLTEEARKRSIPVIFSTDSFLEGDFIFKGRMKERSIRGTEGAEVTDLLVQAPTDIWLPKRRFSAFFKTDLDQTLRLYGVDTVAVTGITTHWCVLSTVLDALANDFAAFFIEDGCASHKAEIHENVLNCFRRNPLDPLLQVMTVDEFLQKLD